In one window of Erythrolamprus reginae isolate rEryReg1 chromosome 1, rEryReg1.hap1, whole genome shotgun sequence DNA:
- the HSF5 gene encoding heat shock factor protein 5: MEDPLLSAAPINPNNFPAKLWRLVNSPRFRSIRWDARGEGLLIDQPLFEAELLGAGGSGMAVAVGGGPGGDSAGPPSAGGSPVSPSSSSSASSSPELFKTTNFTSFIRQLNLYGFRKVVLGPPGGSGGSSSGGGSTAGASAAAAAAASAPGGPLHHFHSPHFRRDRPDLLVHLKRLTSANKAKLAAGLEVTSRPPNRFQRLLSTSLHGGEALLSQQHQHHHNPPPAHAGAVAAKNDSKPAPLTLEQVHRSFRRDSLSPYSYLSPSSHNQNAFPLKGSDRTPFPPRTWQNSLGMLPGQVETSAFSDKGVPFPVLQRFPTEVTYTLQPSSTSVHIQQGPQTMAPSSQKYTSYAASAPYSQAYYPTAVLQCCSPPTHMDPLSGCGSPTASIYTHCSYFQNPAMQSSYPVEFLPSNWSCNTSDENKKTEVNLEAVFQIVDEMHSSPKLEMVKVEPVENQCPTSQSNRNQQLIVNSGNSDTASSGQTSHLEPLTPVGSDITSFVVESEQAIACSLPQSPEFIYAIQTTEPVENTTAQIVQQPTVTPQTLAKVKEQLNQSSAVSPMVFVQEELPFSQPQEDPNVKCETNTSETVASSEQIGFLVSEVGPLNKGAKDSVSSIQTKSRERRSSSQKGKSPDLHLLVDVACKQEHFPKEEELRE; the protein is encoded by the exons ATGGAGGACCCACTGCTCTCAGCCGCGCCCATTAACCCCAACAACTTCCCCGCCAAGCTGTGGCGCCTGGTCAACAGCCCCCGCTTCCGCTCCATCCGCTGGGACGCCCGGGGCGAGGGACTCCTCATCGACCAGCCCTTGTTCGAAGCCGAGCTGCTGGGCGCGGGCGGCAGCGGGATGGCCGTGGCGGTAGGAGGCGGCCCTGGAGGCGACAGCGCCGGGCCCCCCTCCGCCGGCGGCTCTCCGGTGTCCCCGTCGTCGTCGTCGTCCGCCTCCTCCTCGCCGGAGCTGTTCAAGACGACCAATTTCACTAGTTTCATCCGGCAGCTCAATTTGTACGGCTTTCGCAAAGTGGTGCTAGGCCCGCCGGGAGGCAGCGGGGGCTCTTCGTCTGGCGGCGGGTCCACCGCCGGCGCCtcagccgccgccgctgccgccgcctcgGCCCCCGGCGGGCCCTTGCACCATTTTCACAGCCCGCACTTTCGCCGCGACCGGCCCGATCTGTTGGTGCACCTCAAACGCCTGACTAGTGCCAACAAGGCCAAGCTCGCCGCGGGCCTGGAAGTCACTAGCCGGCCGCCCAACCGCTTCCAGCGCCTCCTCAGCACCTCCCTTCACGGTGGCGAGGCCCTGCTCAGCCAGCAACATCAGCACCATCACAATCCCCCGCCGGCACATGCAGGGGCCGTGGCTGCCAAGAACGACAGCAAGCCCG CTCCATTGACTTTAGAACAGGTTCATCGATCTTTTCGGCGAGACAGTTTATCTCCTTATTCCTACCTGTCACCATCATCTCACAACCAAAATGCTTTTCCACTGAAAGGTTCCGATCGGACTCCTTTTCCTCCCAGAACATGGCAGAACTCTCTTGGAATGCTCCCAGGTCAGGTGGAGACatcagctttttcagacaaaggTGTTCCATTTCCTGTGTTGCAGAGGTTCCCAACAGAAGTAACTTACACTCTGCAGCCCAGCTCTACATCTGTGCATATTCAACAAGGGCCGCAGACAATGGCCCCATCTTCCCAGAAATATACCAGTTATGCAGCTTCAGCTCCATACTCCCAAGCTTACTATCCAACAG ctGTATTACAATGTTGTTCTCCACCAACCCACATGGATCCCTTAAGTGGTTGTGGTAGTCCTACAGCCTCAATCTATACACACTGCAGCTATTTTCAG AATCCAGCAATGCAATCTTCATATCCAGTTgaatttttgccttctaattggtCCTGCAACACTTCTGATGAAAACAAGAAGACAGAAGTCAATCTAGAAGCTGTCTTCCAgattgttgatgaaatgcattcATCCCCAAAGCTGGAAATGGTAAAAGTAGAACCAGTGGAGAACCAATGTCCAACTTCACAGTCAAATCGAAACCAGCAATTAATAGTTAATTCAGGGAATAGTGATACAGCTTCTTCAGGTCAAACCAGCCACTTAGAACCTCTAACACCTGTAGGCTCAGATATCACATCCTTTGTTGTAGAATCTGAACAAGCTATAGCCTGCTCCTTGCCACAGTCTCCAGAGTTTATCTATGCTATTCAAACCACAGAACCTGTGGAGAATACCACAGCTCAAATAGTGCAACAGCCTACAGTCACACCACAAACATTAGCAAAGGTCAAAGAACAACTGAACCAGTCTTCTGCAGTGTCTCCCATGGTATTTGTTCAAGAGGAGCTTCCATTCAGTCAGCCACAG GAGGATCCTAATGTAAAGTGTGAGACAAATACATCAGAGACTGTTGCATCCTCAGAACAAATTGGTTTCCTCGTTTCAGAGGTGGGTCCTCTCAACAAAGGTGCCAAAGATTCAGTTTCCTCCATCCAAACCAAAAGCAGAGAAAGAAGGAGCAGTTCACAGAAGGGCAAATCCCCTG ATCTACATTTGCTAGTGGATGTGGCTTGCAAGCAAGAACATTTTCCAAAGGAAGAAGAATTAAGGGAGTGA